The DNA region GGCTTCAGAGCCCTGTACTCCTTGGTGAAGGGTTGCTTGAGCTTACCCCTCTGGAAGATTCCCTTTACGCGGTAAACCTTGACCTCCATTTTCATCCCTCCCTCCGGCTGAGCTTTGAAAAGGCCCTTTTAAGCTTTATCCGAGGAAGCCCAAGGCCTCTTCAATCTTCACAATCTCAGGACCGGTCGTGAGATGTCCAACGACGACACCGTTGGAGTTGGCTATCATGCACGAGCCGACGAAGGGAACGCCCATGTTGGCGGTTCCAACGTAAACGTCAACCTTGAAGAGGTCGCTAAGCCACTCAAGTTCCTCGTCGGTTGCCTCGGGATGGACAAGGCCACCCCTGTTCGTAACAACACCGACACTCCCAACGGCGGTGTAATCGGCTATGACTCCCCTCTCGACGGGAACGCCGAGGATGTCCTCTATTTTCCTTGCCTCCTCCCTTGTGAACTCCTTACTGACCAATGCGCCATTGTCGTTGGCCAGAATGAGGTTCCCAAAAGCGGTGAGCCTGCTCTGGAAGGGAACCACTTCCATGTCTATTCCAGACTCCCTGAGCTGGGCGTTTATGGTGTCGAGCT from Thermococcus sp. includes:
- a CDS encoding translation initiation factor IF-6, encoding MHIERLDFENSPYLGVYGFATDRVAIVREGLGEKKLDVLREVLKVPLIETSIMKSRIVGIFVAGNSNALIVPWYIWDAELDTINAQLRESGIDMEVVPFQSRLTAFGNLILANDNGALVSKEFTREEARKIEDILGVPVERGVIADYTAVGSVGVVTNRGGLVHPEATDEELEWLSDLFKVDVYVGTANMGVPFVGSCMIANSNGVVVGHLTTGPEIVKIEEALGFLG